In the genome of Raphanus sativus cultivar WK10039 chromosome 4, ASM80110v3, whole genome shotgun sequence, one region contains:
- the LOC108848799 gene encoding uncharacterized protein LOC108848799 isoform X2, with protein MAGIDTQKQLLSLIRDFTSERSRGEQRVAGLKKRIESLQSEVEAANEEVEHAKRIKEVAEEELNGYEVELSLNDATIQSLEARIALLQDEVSTVGNEVDALKNKEGLLRDQFISQMVELNKEIRVFQRTVASSVGNDDSTSITANVKVFEDGHGADPQAIKDMLSDVNSQLAQEEEGYLEELNIKEKLQKELDEYEKKMSLMEAITEKTNSVQNLARQSSELEQTLASLGEELQKRCRCQHCQAENLEVLSLLLQGDQDMVVS; from the exons ATGGCGGGAATCGATACGCAGAAGCAGCTTCTCTCTCTGATCCGCGACTTCACCTCTGAAAGATCTCGTGGAG AGCAAAGAGTGGCTGGATTGAAGAAGCGGATCGAGTCTCTACAATCGGAAGTTGAAGCAGCGAACGAAGAAGTTGAACATGCGAAACGTATCAAAGAAGTGGCGGAAGAAGAACTCAACGGCTATGAAGTTGAATTGTCTTTGAACGATGCTACGATTCAATCTCTTGAG GCAAGGATTGCTCTTCTTCAGGATGAAGTTTCAACTGTTGGCAATGAAGTGGATGCTCTCAAG AACAAGGAAGGATTACTTAG AGATCAATTTATAAGCCAAATGGTTGAGCTGAACAAGGAAATAAg GGTGTTCCAGAGAACTGTAGCCTCCAGTGTGGGCAATGATGATAGTACTAGCATAACTGCAA ATGTCAAAGTTTTTGAGGATGGTCATGGAGCTGATCCACAAGCTATCAAGGATATGCTATCTGATGTAAATTCTCAATTAGCACAAGAGGAGGAAGGATACCTAGAAGAGCTGAACATAAAAGAAAAG CTGCAGAAAGAGCTTGATGAATATGAGAAGAAGATGTCACTCATGGAGGCTATAACAGAGAAAACAAATTCAGTGCAAAATCTCGCTAG GCAGAGTTCTGAGCTGGAACAGACATTGGCTTCACTGGGTGAGGAGCTGCAGAAGAGGTGTCGATGCCAACATTGCCAGGCAGAAAATTTGGAAGTCTTGAGCTTACTTCTCCAAGGAGACCAA GATATGGTGGTGTCTTAG
- the LOC108848799 gene encoding uncharacterized protein LOC108848799 isoform X3, which translates to MAGIDTQKQLLSLIRDFTSERSRGEQRVAGLKKRIESLQSEVEAANEEVEHAKRIKEVAEEELNGYEVELSLNDATIQSLEARIALLQDEVSTVGNEVDALKNKEGLLRDQFISQMVELNKEIRVFQRTVASSVGNDDSTSITAKDVKVFEDGHGADPQAIKDMLSDVNSQLAQEEEGYLEELNIKEKKELDEYEKKMSLMEAITEKTNSVQNLARQSSELEQTLASLGEELQKRCRCQHCQAENLEVLSLLLQGDQDMVVS; encoded by the exons ATGGCGGGAATCGATACGCAGAAGCAGCTTCTCTCTCTGATCCGCGACTTCACCTCTGAAAGATCTCGTGGAG AGCAAAGAGTGGCTGGATTGAAGAAGCGGATCGAGTCTCTACAATCGGAAGTTGAAGCAGCGAACGAAGAAGTTGAACATGCGAAACGTATCAAAGAAGTGGCGGAAGAAGAACTCAACGGCTATGAAGTTGAATTGTCTTTGAACGATGCTACGATTCAATCTCTTGAG GCAAGGATTGCTCTTCTTCAGGATGAAGTTTCAACTGTTGGCAATGAAGTGGATGCTCTCAAG AACAAGGAAGGATTACTTAG AGATCAATTTATAAGCCAAATGGTTGAGCTGAACAAGGAAATAAg GGTGTTCCAGAGAACTGTAGCCTCCAGTGTGGGCAATGATGATAGTACTAGCATAACTGCAA AAGATGTCAAAGTTTTTGAGGATGGTCATGGAGCTGATCCACAAGCTATCAAGGATATGCTATCTGATGTAAATTCTCAATTAGCACAAGAGGAGGAAGGATACCTAGAAGAGCTGAACATAAAAGAAAAG AAAGAGCTTGATGAATATGAGAAGAAGATGTCACTCATGGAGGCTATAACAGAGAAAACAAATTCAGTGCAAAATCTCGCTAG GCAGAGTTCTGAGCTGGAACAGACATTGGCTTCACTGGGTGAGGAGCTGCAGAAGAGGTGTCGATGCCAACATTGCCAGGCAGAAAATTTGGAAGTCTTGAGCTTACTTCTCCAAGGAGACCAA GATATGGTGGTGTCTTAG
- the LOC108848799 gene encoding uncharacterized protein LOC108848799 isoform X1 — protein MAGIDTQKQLLSLIRDFTSERSRGEQRVAGLKKRIESLQSEVEAANEEVEHAKRIKEVAEEELNGYEVELSLNDATIQSLEARIALLQDEVSTVGNEVDALKNKEGLLRDQFISQMVELNKEIRVFQRTVASSVGNDDSTSITAKDVKVFEDGHGADPQAIKDMLSDVNSQLAQEEEGYLEELNIKEKLQKELDEYEKKMSLMEAITEKTNSVQNLARQSSELEQTLASLGEELQKRCRCQHCQAENLEVLSLLLQGDQDMVVS, from the exons ATGGCGGGAATCGATACGCAGAAGCAGCTTCTCTCTCTGATCCGCGACTTCACCTCTGAAAGATCTCGTGGAG AGCAAAGAGTGGCTGGATTGAAGAAGCGGATCGAGTCTCTACAATCGGAAGTTGAAGCAGCGAACGAAGAAGTTGAACATGCGAAACGTATCAAAGAAGTGGCGGAAGAAGAACTCAACGGCTATGAAGTTGAATTGTCTTTGAACGATGCTACGATTCAATCTCTTGAG GCAAGGATTGCTCTTCTTCAGGATGAAGTTTCAACTGTTGGCAATGAAGTGGATGCTCTCAAG AACAAGGAAGGATTACTTAG AGATCAATTTATAAGCCAAATGGTTGAGCTGAACAAGGAAATAAg GGTGTTCCAGAGAACTGTAGCCTCCAGTGTGGGCAATGATGATAGTACTAGCATAACTGCAA AAGATGTCAAAGTTTTTGAGGATGGTCATGGAGCTGATCCACAAGCTATCAAGGATATGCTATCTGATGTAAATTCTCAATTAGCACAAGAGGAGGAAGGATACCTAGAAGAGCTGAACATAAAAGAAAAG CTGCAGAAAGAGCTTGATGAATATGAGAAGAAGATGTCACTCATGGAGGCTATAACAGAGAAAACAAATTCAGTGCAAAATCTCGCTAG GCAGAGTTCTGAGCTGGAACAGACATTGGCTTCACTGGGTGAGGAGCTGCAGAAGAGGTGTCGATGCCAACATTGCCAGGCAGAAAATTTGGAAGTCTTGAGCTTACTTCTCCAAGGAGACCAA GATATGGTGGTGTCTTAG
- the LOC108848799 gene encoding uncharacterized protein LOC108848799 isoform X4 — translation MAGIDTQKQLLSLIRDFTSERSRGEQRVAGLKKRIESLQSEVEAANEEVEHAKRIKEVAEEELNGYEVELSLNDATIQSLEARIALLQDEVSTVGNEVDALKNKEGLLRDQFISQMVELNKEIRVFQRTVASSVGNDDSTSITANVKVFEDGHGADPQAIKDMLSDVNSQLAQEEEGYLEELNIKEKKELDEYEKKMSLMEAITEKTNSVQNLARQSSELEQTLASLGEELQKRCRCQHCQAENLEVLSLLLQGDQDMVVS, via the exons ATGGCGGGAATCGATACGCAGAAGCAGCTTCTCTCTCTGATCCGCGACTTCACCTCTGAAAGATCTCGTGGAG AGCAAAGAGTGGCTGGATTGAAGAAGCGGATCGAGTCTCTACAATCGGAAGTTGAAGCAGCGAACGAAGAAGTTGAACATGCGAAACGTATCAAAGAAGTGGCGGAAGAAGAACTCAACGGCTATGAAGTTGAATTGTCTTTGAACGATGCTACGATTCAATCTCTTGAG GCAAGGATTGCTCTTCTTCAGGATGAAGTTTCAACTGTTGGCAATGAAGTGGATGCTCTCAAG AACAAGGAAGGATTACTTAG AGATCAATTTATAAGCCAAATGGTTGAGCTGAACAAGGAAATAAg GGTGTTCCAGAGAACTGTAGCCTCCAGTGTGGGCAATGATGATAGTACTAGCATAACTGCAA ATGTCAAAGTTTTTGAGGATGGTCATGGAGCTGATCCACAAGCTATCAAGGATATGCTATCTGATGTAAATTCTCAATTAGCACAAGAGGAGGAAGGATACCTAGAAGAGCTGAACATAAAAGAAAAG AAAGAGCTTGATGAATATGAGAAGAAGATGTCACTCATGGAGGCTATAACAGAGAAAACAAATTCAGTGCAAAATCTCGCTAG GCAGAGTTCTGAGCTGGAACAGACATTGGCTTCACTGGGTGAGGAGCTGCAGAAGAGGTGTCGATGCCAACATTGCCAGGCAGAAAATTTGGAAGTCTTGAGCTTACTTCTCCAAGGAGACCAA GATATGGTGGTGTCTTAG